A window of Kyrpidia spormannii genomic DNA:
AGCTCCGGGAGGCTGCGCTCGGCTTTTGGGATGCCTCCCCCGGGGGATATACGCAATTGTCTCGTGGCGCTGGCCGACACGGAGCCGCTCATGGAACAGTTGTGGCAGCACCGCTTTCAGGGTGATGACGACGGCCTGGCCGGGCACAGCTTCGGCAATTTGTTTATCGCGGCGATGGCGGACGTGACCGGGGATTTTGAGACGGCGGTCCGGGAGGCCAGCCGGGTACTCGCGGTGCGGGGTCGGGTGTTGCCAGCAGCCCGGCGGGCAGTGGTTCTTAAGGCGAGGTTGGAGGACGGTCGGGAGATCACCGGAGAGTCTCGGATTCCCGCCGCCGGGGGGCGAATTGTGCGGGTGGCCATCGCCCCTGCGGATGCCGAGGCGCCCGAAGAGGTGGTGGAGGCGATTGAGAAAGCCGATGTGGTGGTGCTGGGACCGGGGAGCCTGTATACCAGCATCATTCCGAATTTGCTCGTCCCGGAGGTCGCCCGGGCGATTCGCCGCAGCCGGGCCTGGAAAGTCTATGTGTGCAATGTGATGACCCAGCCCGGCGAGACGGACGGGTTCACAGCCTCCGATCATGTGAAAGCGATATACGACCACATTGGATTTCCCTTTTTTGACTTTGCCGTAGTACACACAGCTCCCATTCCGGAGGAGGCCCTGCGCCGGTATCGGAACGAGGGGGCGCATCCCGTGGCGGCGGACGTCTCGGCCCTGGAGCGCATGGGTGTCCGGGTGATCACCGGGGATTTTCTCCGCCTGGACCGGTATGCGTGGCACGACGCCGAAAAAGTGAGCCGACGCATCGTGCAGTTGGCCAGGCGTGCCCGGAGGTCATGGCGGCGGCGCCGTTAAAGGGGGGATCGGCCGTGTCTTTTGCGGCGGAGACGAAAAAAGAGCTGACCGGGGTGGTGAACAAACCGTGTTGCAAGCGGGCGGAGCTGTCCGCGCTCTTGCGGTTGAACGGCAGCCTTCACACGGTGGAGAATCGAGAGGTCCTGGACATTGCCACGGAAAATGCTGCCATCGCCCGGCGGATCTACCTGTTGCTGAAAGATGTCTTTCAGGTGCACGCAGAGGTCTTGGTCCGCAAGAAAATGCGGCTACGAAAAAATAATGTGTATCTGGTTCGAATCTCCAGGCGGGCAGAGGAAGTGCTCGAGTTTTTGGAGATCTCCCGGCGAGGGGAGAGCCTGGAAGGAGGAGTGCCGACGCGGCTTCTGGGTCGGGACTGTTGTCGCCGAGCGTATATGCGGGGGGCATTTTTGGCGGCGGGTTCGGTGAACAACCCCGAGGGCGCCTCGTATCATTTGGAGATCGCCCTCGGCGATGCGGAGTTGAGTAAAGGGTTTCTCCGACTTCTGGGGACTTATGATTTGGATGCCCGGGCGATCCAACGCAAACGGGGTGAGATCGTTTATCTCAAAGAAGGGGAAAAGATCGTCGAATTTCTGAACCTCGTCGGGGCCCACCAAGCCCTGCTCCGCTTCGAGGACGTTCGCATCTTGAAGGACATGCGCAATCAAGTGAATCGACTCGTAAACTGCGAAACGGCGAATTTAAGCAAGACGGTTCAGGCGGCGGTGCGGCAGATCGAGAATATCCGCCTCTTAGAGCGCACCATCGGCTTGGACAACCTCCCGCCGAAACTCCGGGAGGTCGCCGAACTGCGCCTGCGCCACCCAGACATCAATCTGAAAGAGCTGGGGGCGTTGTTGGGTGGCGGGGTGACGAAATCCGGGGTGAATCATCGGTTGCGCAAACTGGACGAGTGGGCCAGGCGGGTGAGGGAGTCCGGAGGTTAGTCTCTTCCTCATGGACGGCCCGGGGGTGGGGTCGGGGAGGCTTGTTTGCCGTCGATTTCCAAAATCGCCGCCGTGACGAAGGTCCGGGTGATGTGAAGGGCCCGGCTTTGTTTCAGGAGGTCGGCGACACTGCGCGGCCCTCCGCCGGAGTCGGGGTCGGCGAGTTCTACGTAGTGGACCCGAGCGATGGGTCCATAGGCCGGATGACCCGGTGCCCATTCGAAGATCCACCGCTGTCCGGGGATGTAGATGAGGCGGTTCTGTTTGCGGTCGACGCCCCGAATGCCGAGGTAGATCCGGTTGACGGCCAGGGGAGCGAGGCCCCCGTCCAAAAAGGCGACTTCGTTGCTGTCGTGCCAGGCCAGCACGGTGGGCCACAGCGTCCGGGTAGATGGGGGGACCACGGGAGTATGCACGACGTGTCCGGGGGTGTGAATGCGGCTGGCCCGGTTCAGAACGTCGGTCACGCTGCGGACGGCATCGGGCTGAAGGCCGGAGTGGAGTTCAAAATAATGCACAAAGCGAAGGGCGCTGTAGCCCGGCCGCCCCGGCAGGGCATCGAGGATGGGCCGATGGCCTTCGACGAGTTGGGGACGTCCTTCTGAACTCCAGCTTCGCACCGCGATATAAATTCCCGCCGGTGCCAGAGCGGTCGGCCCACCGGCGAGGAAGCGCACGGGCTTGCCGTTCCACCAACCTTCGCTGAGATCCCGGTCGTGTTCTTGAATCATGACGGATGCCTCCTTCCGCCGGGGTCACCTAGGCCAGTGTATGCAGGAGGGCGGACTGGGTGTGCGCTGGCGGACAAAGATATGGGGGGCCGGGTTGGCAAAAGGCAGGGGGGCACCGGGACGTGTGAGAAAGAGCGGCCCAGAGGAGGGGTGAATGGGTGAGTACGAGGAGGCAGATCGTGGCCGGTTCGCCCTTTGATCGGTCGGAGACAGCGCCCGGGGCCGGGGTCCTGTGGTTGGTCCCGGACGGGGCGGTGGCCCGGGCGGTCCGGGACCGGTGGCTAGAGGTCGCTGACAGCCTCGGCTCCGGTAGAGTGTGGACGTTGGAAGAAGCGGCGGCAAGTCTTCTTTCGGCCGCCGGAGAACGCTGGATTCCCATCTCCAGGGCCGTCCGAATGCGTCTGGTCGGCCGTGCCATGGCTCGGCTCGGGGCGCCCTGCGGAGGACCGGCGCTGGATCCCCTCGCTTGGCCGGGTGTCCGGCGCAGGGCGGCGAGGCTCATTCAGCGGCTGCGGGAAGCGGAAATCCCCCCGGAGATTTTGGAAGAGGCGGCGGAAGGATTGCCCCGGCGGGAGGCGGGCCGGGTGCGCTGGCTGGCCGGGCTGCTTCGGGCGGTGGTGGAGGCCCAGGGAATGCGCGGAGGGGCGGCGGACGAGGCGGAGATGTTGGGACGGGCGGCGGCTCTCCTCGGGGAGCGCCCCCTTCCGGAGTGGCTGCCCGGGGTGAGCCGGGTTGTTGTGTACGGATTTTCCAGGTTGAGTGCCGCGGCTGTCCGGTTTGTGGCTGCGATACGGGGCGTTGAGGCGGTGGAGGTCTGTCTTCCCCCTGTCGAGATCCCGGGGGTGCTCAGCGATAGCGGGCCTTTGGAACGGGGTGGATGGAGGCTTCTGACCCGCCAGGGTTTTACCATGCAACCAGGGGGCAATCTGTTGCCTCAAGGCGGTCGTCGCCCAGCGGCGGCAAGTCTTGCTTTTCCCGACGAAGCGAGCCAGTGGGCGGGAGTCGCAGGCTGGGTGGCGGATCGGCTGGCGGAGGGCCTTTTACCCCGGCGGATCGCCGTGGTCACCAGCCGGCCGCCGACGCCGGACTCGGCTTTGGTTCGGGCTTTGGCGGATCGGGGGATCTCCCTGGCCGAGCCGGTGGTACGCCCCGGAACGGCGGCGCCGTTGATTCAATTTGTGCTCAGTTTATTGGAGTTGGCACAGGGGCTTTGGAGCCGGGCGGCGCTTTTTACCGTGGCGTCCGATGTGTACGCCCCGGACGGACGACCGCGGCACTGGGTGTTGGCCCGGAGGGCAGACCCACGCCTGGAACGCGCGGGGGCCGACGGGTGGATGGCCGGTGTCCGGAGAGCCCTGGAGGCGGAGACCGATCTTTTACCCGGGGAGCGTAGGGAACTGGAGGATGTTCTCACATGGCTCGCACAGTTGCGGGACCGGCTGGCGGCGATGCCGGAGAAGGGGTCGTTGTCCGAATGGGCGGACGCCCTGGAAGGCTTGCTGGAAGAGATGGAAGTAGAGCGGGCCCTGCGCCGTCGGGCGCGAGAAGCTGGATCGGAGGAATGGGAGGGGATACGCCAGGATCTAGAAGCTTATGCCGTGTTGCGGGCCATGCTGCGGGAGTGGCGGGAGACGGACAGTTGGGTGGGATGGCCGGGGAGGTGTACCCGGGGGGAATGGGCGCGTTGGTTGCGGGAAGAGCTGGAGGGTCGCCGGTTGATCGTTCGGCCGGGTCAAGAAGATGGGATCCGGGTGGTGTCTCCGGAGACGGCCTGGGTTTTGGATCTCGAAGCGGCGGTGGTTCCGGATGTGAACGAAGGGATCTGGCCTCCCCCGGAGCGGGAAGAAGGGTTTCCCGAATCCCTCTACGATGTACTGGAACGCCGGGGCTATGAATGGCCCCGGCCGGCAGAAGTGCGAACCCAACATGAAGAACACCTGTTGCGTCTCCTGGCAACCCCGGGTATCCAGGTGGCTTTGACTTACATAGAAGCGGAAGGGAAGCTTCCGTCTCGGATTCTTGAGCAACTGTGGCGGAGTGGGCAATGTCTCCCCGGGGGTGGGCAAGAATTCGGCTCGGTCGCAGGGCTTCCCCAACAACCCGGAGATCCCAGGGAGGCCGGACCTCCCTTTGCCCATGTGGCCCAGTGGCGGGAGTGGGAGGCGCAGAGGGCGCTTGCCGCAGGTGCGCCAGAGATTTGGATGGACGCTCCTGCCGATCCGGTTGGCGATCCCCTGTCCGGACGGTGGCGAAGGCTCGCGGCCAAGGCGATGATCGAAAAACTTCGCGAAAGTCCGGAATTTTCCCCGTGGGAAGGCCGACTGTCCAGTGATTTTGCCCAGGCCGAGTTCGGCCAGCGCTTTTCCGAGGACCGGGTTTACAGCGTATCGATGTTCAACGATTACGGGACGTGCCCGTTTCGCTTTTTACTGCGGCGGGTCTGGAAGATCGAAGTGGAGAGGGGGGCCCGGGAACCTTTGGACGCGCTGGAGGCGGGCCTGCTGTATCACCGGGTGCTGAGCGGATTGTTTCGCGAAGTTCGGGATCTGGCAGAAGCAGGGGACGGGAACCTGTGGTTCGATATCGACCGGGTGCTGGGGCTGCTGGACCGACGGTGGGGGGAGGAAGTGCAGGCCCTGGAAGAGCGGTTGGGGTTGAAGGAATTCCCGACCTGGTCCCTCCAACGAGAACGGATGAGGAACCGAATTTGGAAGTGGGTCGCTTACGACTGGAGCCAGCGCCGGGGATCTGGCCTGCGGCCGAGGTATTTTGAATGGGCTTTCGGGGGCGAGGACGATTCGTCCGACCCGGCATCTTCTCCGACCCCCATGGCGGTGGAGGGGCTTTTGTTTCAGGGGCGAGTGGACCGGATTGACGCCGATGCCCAGGGCCGGTTCATCGTTTACGACTACAAACGGACCACCGGTGGCGGGCGGCATGGCAAAGCGGCCATCGCGAAAGGAATCGATGTGCAACTGCCCCTTTATATGGAAATTGTCCGCCAAGCGCTTTACCCGGATGGGGAACCCCTGGGTGCGGCGTATTATGGGATAGAGCGCCCGGATCGTCAAAAGGAAGGCCTCTGGCGTAAAGGGGCGGACCACGGCTTGGGCCCCCGCGTGGGCCTTGGGGACGAGGAGTGGCGGGCGTTGATCAATCAAGCCCTGGACTATATTCTGGAATATCACGGCCGGATGCGGGCAGGCGATTACCCGGTGGCTCCCGGGGCTTGTCTGGAGCGGAGTTGTGAATTCGGGCACGCATGCCGCAAACATGACGTCTTGCTGTTGCGAAAAGGTGTGGGGTCCAAAGGGGAGGATCAGAGCGGTGCTGAGGCCGACTGAAGATCAGTGGAAGGCGATTACAGCCCTCAGGTCCGATGTGGTGGTGACCGCTGGGGCGGGTTCCGGGAAGACCTGGGTGTTGACCGAGCGATATGCGGCCATGTTGAATGGGCGGCCTACCCTTCCTCCGCCCGAGGACACAGATGCGCCCATTCCGACCGGCGCGCCTTGCCGGCCGGGGGAGATCATCGCCATTACGTTTACCGAAGCGGCGGCGGCGGACATGCGGAGAAAAATCCGGGCCCGGCTGAGGCAGTTGATCGAAGCGGGGGAAACGAGGCTCTTGCCCTACGAAGAAGAGCTGGAAACCGCCCCGATTAGCACGATCCACAGCTACTGCGCGGCTCTGATCCGGCGGTATCCTTTTGAGGCCGGGGTGGACCCGGACTTCGTGGTGCTGGACGAGCCCGAGGCCCGGCGAATCCTCCGGGAATCGGCCCAGGAGGCCATCCTGGAGGCCTTGAAGGAAGAGGAGCCGGCGATTCGCACCGCCCTGCTCGTCTACGGGGAGACAGGGGCGATGGACCTGGTCCTGCAACTGGGGACCACCTGGCGGGAGGAGGACCGAACCGGGGCTGAGGTGTGGGCGGTCTCCCGGGAATCCCTGGCCCGGGAAGCAAAGCGGTGGTTGCAGGTCCGGGAAGCCCTGCTCGATGCCGGACGGCGAATGGTGGAGGACGGACAAAAGGTGTCGTCCACCACGAAGGCTTACGAGAAAATCATGAAGTTTGCGGCGAGTTGGCCGGAGATGGAGGAGGCCCTAGCTTCCTGGGACGGCCGGGTCACCGAAGACTGGGAGGAGCGGCTGCGCCGACTGGATAAAGAGATGTGGAGCGGTAACGCTCCCAAGGTCCTCGGCGATGCGGTGGCAGAGTGGAAGGCCGCGGTGAAAGCGGCGGCAGAAGCGGTCCAAGCGGCCGATCTCCCTGAGGTCACCGAGGGGCTGTGCCGGTTGTGGGATCGGGTCGCCCGGCGGTACGAAGAGAAAAAGGCCGGACACCGGGCTCTCGATTACACAGATCTGCAACTGAGGGCGGTGCGGCTGCTGGAAGACTCTGAGGTGCGCCGCCACTGGATCGCTTCCTTGCGGTATGTGATGGTGGACGAGTTTCAGGATACGAACCGCCTTCAGGCCCGCCTGGTGGGACTCTTACTCGATGGCGGCGCGCGGCTGTTTGTCGTCGGGGATGGGAAACAGTCCATTTACCGGTTTCGTGGAGCCGATGTGTCTGTGTTCGTCGAAACCCGCCAGCAGGTGCAGGAAAAGGGTGGGGTCGCCGTGTCCCTTCGACACAACTTCCGTTCCCAGGGCCCCATCTTAGACTTTGTCAACCGCGTCCTCGGTCCGGTTATGGGTGAATCGGAGAACGGGGAAAACAACGCCGCCCCGCAATCCTCCAAAATCGAGTACGAACCCCTCGTCCCGACCCGCGAGAAAATGGGGGGATCGGTCGAAATCGTGCACATCGATTCCGAAGGTTTGGCCGGTCGCCTGGTCGAAGCCACCGAGGCTGCTCGTTGGATCCGGCGTTTTATACAAAGCGGGGGTACCGTGGGGGACGAATCCGGTCCCCGTCCGGCCCGCTACGGTGACGTGGCCATGCTCCTCGCCGTCTCCACACACCTGCCCGTGTACGAACTCGCCCTTCAAGAGGCCGGGGTGCCGTACCGCATCGCCGGAAGCCGGAACTTTTTTCGCCGCCAGGAAGTCCGGGATCTCATCCAGGTTTTGCGGTGGGTGTACGATCCCGGTGATGAGGTCGCCATGATTGGAGCGCTGCGTTCGCCCTTGTTCGGCATGTCGGACGATGGGCTGACGATCATCGCCCTGGCCACGGGCCGAAGGAAAGAAAGTGGACTGCTGGCGTTCTCGGCGGATCCGCTCGGGTGGGTCGACGGAAGTCACAAACTTCCCCTTTCCCCATGGGATCGAAGGGCGGCGGAGGATGCGGCACGGCAGGTCGCCAAGTGGCGCCGACGGGCCGCCTGGGAATCGGCGGGGGCCCTGGTGGAGCGGATCGTGGATGAAACGGGGATCGTGCCGACTCTCCTGCAAACCTCAGGTGGCAGGCAAAAGGCGGAGAACGTGCGTCGTTTTATTGAAATGGCCTACGAGAGGGAAGCTGAGGGACGGGTGTCCCTATCCGCTTTTCTTTCCTGGATTCAATGGCAAATCGAGGACGACACCGACGAGGAGGAAGCCCAGGTTGTCGACGGGGCCGATGCGGTGACGGTGATGACGGTCCACCAGTCCAAGGGTCTGGAGTTTCCCGTGGTGGTGCTACCGGATTTGGCCCGG
This region includes:
- a CDS encoding gluconeogenesis factor YvcK family protein; amino-acid sequence: MWMGKTWWAWGWGVAAFGLGFVLAAGRELGPAGVERAVFGWSALVFGVLVLILGAWWEKRRNWRERLAPLHRPRVVVIGGGTGQSVLLRGLKMHEVELTAVVTVADDGGSSGRLRSAFGMPPPGDIRNCLVALADTEPLMEQLWQHRFQGDDDGLAGHSFGNLFIAAMADVTGDFETAVREASRVLAVRGRVLPAARRAVVLKARLEDGREITGESRIPAAGGRIVRVAIAPADAEAPEEVVEAIEKADVVVLGPGSLYTSIIPNLLVPEVARAIRRSRAWKVYVCNVMTQPGETDGFTASDHVKAIYDHIGFPFFDFAVVHTAPIPEEALRRYRNEGAHPVAADVSALERMGVRVITGDFLRLDRYAWHDAEKVSRRIVQLARRARRSWRRRR
- the whiA gene encoding DNA-binding protein WhiA produces the protein MSFAAETKKELTGVVNKPCCKRAELSALLRLNGSLHTVENREVLDIATENAAIARRIYLLLKDVFQVHAEVLVRKKMRLRKNNVYLVRISRRAEEVLEFLEISRRGESLEGGVPTRLLGRDCCRRAYMRGAFLAAGSVNNPEGASYHLEIALGDAELSKGFLRLLGTYDLDARAIQRKRGEIVYLKEGEKIVEFLNLVGAHQALLRFEDVRILKDMRNQVNRLVNCETANLSKTVQAAVRQIENIRLLERTIGLDNLPPKLREVAELRLRHPDINLKELGALLGGGVTKSGVNHRLRKLDEWARRVRESGG
- a CDS encoding PD-(D/E)XK nuclease family protein, with protein sequence MSTRRQIVAGSPFDRSETAPGAGVLWLVPDGAVARAVRDRWLEVADSLGSGRVWTLEEAAASLLSAAGERWIPISRAVRMRLVGRAMARLGAPCGGPALDPLAWPGVRRRAARLIQRLREAEIPPEILEEAAEGLPRREAGRVRWLAGLLRAVVEAQGMRGGAADEAEMLGRAAALLGERPLPEWLPGVSRVVVYGFSRLSAAAVRFVAAIRGVEAVEVCLPPVEIPGVLSDSGPLERGGWRLLTRQGFTMQPGGNLLPQGGRRPAAASLAFPDEASQWAGVAGWVADRLAEGLLPRRIAVVTSRPPTPDSALVRALADRGISLAEPVVRPGTAAPLIQFVLSLLELAQGLWSRAALFTVASDVYAPDGRPRHWVLARRADPRLERAGADGWMAGVRRALEAETDLLPGERRELEDVLTWLAQLRDRLAAMPEKGSLSEWADALEGLLEEMEVERALRRRAREAGSEEWEGIRQDLEAYAVLRAMLREWRETDSWVGWPGRCTRGEWARWLREELEGRRLIVRPGQEDGIRVVSPETAWVLDLEAAVVPDVNEGIWPPPEREEGFPESLYDVLERRGYEWPRPAEVRTQHEEHLLRLLATPGIQVALTYIEAEGKLPSRILEQLWRSGQCLPGGGQEFGSVAGLPQQPGDPREAGPPFAHVAQWREWEAQRALAAGAPEIWMDAPADPVGDPLSGRWRRLAAKAMIEKLRESPEFSPWEGRLSSDFAQAEFGQRFSEDRVYSVSMFNDYGTCPFRFLLRRVWKIEVERGAREPLDALEAGLLYHRVLSGLFREVRDLAEAGDGNLWFDIDRVLGLLDRRWGEEVQALEERLGLKEFPTWSLQRERMRNRIWKWVAYDWSQRRGSGLRPRYFEWAFGGEDDSSDPASSPTPMAVEGLLFQGRVDRIDADAQGRFIVYDYKRTTGGGRHGKAAIAKGIDVQLPLYMEIVRQALYPDGEPLGAAYYGIERPDRQKEGLWRKGADHGLGPRVGLGDEEWRALINQALDYILEYHGRMRAGDYPVAPGACLERSCEFGHACRKHDVLLLRKGVGSKGEDQSGAEAD
- a CDS encoding UvrD-helicase domain-containing protein, which gives rise to MLRPTEDQWKAITALRSDVVVTAGAGSGKTWVLTERYAAMLNGRPTLPPPEDTDAPIPTGAPCRPGEIIAITFTEAAAADMRRKIRARLRQLIEAGETRLLPYEEELETAPISTIHSYCAALIRRYPFEAGVDPDFVVLDEPEARRILRESAQEAILEALKEEEPAIRTALLVYGETGAMDLVLQLGTTWREEDRTGAEVWAVSRESLAREAKRWLQVREALLDAGRRMVEDGQKVSSTTKAYEKIMKFAASWPEMEEALASWDGRVTEDWEERLRRLDKEMWSGNAPKVLGDAVAEWKAAVKAAAEAVQAADLPEVTEGLCRLWDRVARRYEEKKAGHRALDYTDLQLRAVRLLEDSEVRRHWIASLRYVMVDEFQDTNRLQARLVGLLLDGGARLFVVGDGKQSIYRFRGADVSVFVETRQQVQEKGGVAVSLRHNFRSQGPILDFVNRVLGPVMGESENGENNAAPQSSKIEYEPLVPTREKMGGSVEIVHIDSEGLAGRLVEATEAARWIRRFIQSGGTVGDESGPRPARYGDVAMLLAVSTHLPVYELALQEAGVPYRIAGSRNFFRRQEVRDLIQVLRWVYDPGDEVAMIGALRSPLFGMSDDGLTIIALATGRRKESGLLAFSADPLGWVDGSHKLPLSPWDRRAAEDAARQVAKWRRRAAWESAGALVERIVDETGIVPTLLQTSGGRQKAENVRRFIEMAYEREAEGRVSLSAFLSWIQWQIEDDTDEEEAQVVDGADAVTVMTVHQSKGLEFPVVVLPDLARPFRSRREMWCMDEDGALAVKWPGVGEYAGFGWYERVREEEARKDREEEMRKFYVALTRARDHLALFGTRKLPSKEKDPLTVDQARSWFDWLICSLAQGDLSGAEELVGHAGEGVIWTRVAAPDPMVGSIDAARPQPKNRGVSEDRPGEGPEVIESLDSGAQMAEGQAKGEAARLVHHILTLGDAEGGWDREDFVITPGGGPLGRPEMATVSASRLLEYDICPRRYYYHWALRLPALDQAFETASGDGVPGEQEIPDPEMGGDQGPAEIEGVGWSPLLRGTVVHRVCERWTGAEPILDRLDQVLEEFRLMGPLGRRAREEVREELLRYADGELSKRLNRAQRVWSEWPFYLRLQGAERVWDLHGQVDKIFVADGRTVVVDFKTNRTAPDGVGALVDHYRLQVQLYAWAVGRNLALVDEAYLYFTDPGVLAPVPVDPENVREALERVDARLNHLSREWRIEAYPFTEDLSMCRVCPYRAICPGFARGSAGG